In a genomic window of Occallatibacter riparius:
- a CDS encoding cytochrome c biogenesis protein, which translates to MSLHAAGTGPNLMKKLGISLYAVVVVALMVWGYYQAIYVAPNDAMQGEIFRIIFYHVPSASVAFVFFAISLLGSIGYLTWRRSQPDLAQKADAWALAGAEVGVVFCTVVLITGPIWGRRAWGIWWTWDARLTTTLVLWLIYVSYLLLRRFAAGPQVQTLAAVLGIFGALDVPIVYMSNRWWRTQHPAPVFGGGDGSGMDKSMLGPFFWNMGAWFAWGVLILALRYKTERLHQENASREQQEALESRV; encoded by the coding sequence ATGTCCCTCCACGCCGCCGGGACTGGACCGAACCTGATGAAAAAACTCGGCATCAGCCTCTATGCGGTTGTTGTGGTTGCGCTCATGGTCTGGGGCTACTATCAGGCCATCTACGTGGCGCCGAACGACGCCATGCAGGGCGAAATCTTCCGCATCATCTTCTACCACGTGCCTTCCGCCTCGGTGGCTTTTGTGTTCTTCGCCATCAGCCTGCTGGGCTCGATCGGCTACCTGACCTGGCGGCGCAGCCAGCCTGACCTGGCGCAGAAGGCCGACGCGTGGGCCCTGGCTGGCGCTGAAGTCGGCGTGGTGTTCTGCACCGTGGTGCTGATCACCGGCCCCATCTGGGGTCGCCGCGCATGGGGCATCTGGTGGACCTGGGACGCCCGCCTCACCACGACGCTGGTCCTGTGGCTCATCTACGTCAGCTACCTGCTGCTGCGGCGGTTTGCCGCCGGTCCGCAGGTGCAGACGCTCGCCGCGGTGCTGGGCATCTTCGGCGCGCTCGACGTGCCCATCGTGTACATGTCGAACCGCTGGTGGCGCACGCAGCATCCGGCGCCGGTCTTTGGCGGAGGCGATGGCTCCGGGATGGATAAGTCGATGCTTGGCCCGTTCTTTTGGAATATGGGTGCATGGTTTGCGTGGGGCGTGCTGATTCTGGCTCTGCGCTACAAGACAGAGCGGCTTCACCAGGAGAACGCCAGCCGCGAGCAGCAGGAAGCCCTGGAAAGCCGCGTTTAG
- a CDS encoding chemotaxis protein CheB — translation MSKRDIVVIGGSAGSIPSMQELLLTLPAELPASLFVVMHLSPSVRSYLAQILGRNAQMLVTEALDGDRIEDGKVYVAQPDRHLLVAADHIHLTRGPKEGLHRPSINVTFRSAAMTYGPRVIGIVLSGLLDDGAAGLWDIAQEGGITIVQDPDEAPFPSMPLNAIADVAVDYRLKAAEIGRMVTDLVNGRAEPRRREAAGAHGKEQFLGFTCPECRGPLYTRETGGPVEFRCRVGHVLSLKTLIDEENSMQERKLYEAIVALEEGADLADFASGKTSGDEAERLQREAVQLRRHSAAIRQIVENRMTEQMR, via the coding sequence ATGTCAAAACGCGACATTGTGGTGATTGGCGGGTCCGCTGGCAGTATCCCCTCCATGCAGGAGCTTTTGCTAACCCTGCCCGCCGAACTGCCCGCTTCTCTGTTTGTAGTTATGCACCTGTCGCCCAGCGTGCGAAGCTACCTGGCGCAGATACTCGGCCGCAACGCACAGATGCTCGTTACCGAAGCGCTCGACGGCGACCGCATCGAAGACGGCAAAGTCTATGTAGCGCAGCCGGATCGCCATCTTCTGGTAGCCGCGGATCATATCCATCTCACGCGCGGCCCCAAGGAGGGCCTCCACCGGCCGAGCATCAATGTTACCTTTCGTTCCGCCGCCATGACTTACGGTCCTCGCGTGATCGGCATCGTATTATCCGGCCTGCTCGACGACGGAGCGGCGGGACTGTGGGATATTGCGCAAGAAGGCGGGATCACGATCGTTCAGGACCCCGACGAGGCGCCGTTCCCCTCCATGCCGCTGAATGCTATTGCCGATGTAGCGGTGGACTACCGCCTCAAGGCGGCCGAAATCGGAAGGATGGTGACAGATCTCGTGAATGGAAGAGCGGAGCCGCGCAGAAGGGAAGCGGCTGGTGCACACGGAAAAGAGCAATTCCTCGGCTTCACTTGCCCGGAGTGCCGCGGGCCCCTTTATACCCGCGAAACCGGAGGGCCGGTCGAGTTCCGCTGCCGGGTTGGCCACGTCCTCTCGCTCAAAACCCTTATCGATGAAGAGAATTCGATGCAGGAGCGCAAACTCTACGAGGCCATCGTAGCCCTCGAGGAAGGCGCAGACCTGGCGGACTTCGCCTCAGGGAAGACCTCCGGCGATGAAGCCGAGCGCCTGCAGAGAGAAGCCGTGCAGCTGCGGAGGCACTCCGCCGCGATCCGGCAGATCGTCGAAAATCGGATGACAGAACAGATGCGGTGA
- a CDS encoding helix-turn-helix domain-containing protein: protein MHVTQYTSWLLFELTSRKRRNAAEQEAIDLLTLLIEQYENEKYPVPDAEPADVLRFLLEQNGLSQKDLVPELGAESTVSLVLAGKRKLTGDHIARLSKRFSVSPAVFFQS from the coding sequence ATGCACGTCACTCAATACACGAGCTGGCTGCTGTTCGAACTCACGTCCCGGAAGAGGCGTAATGCCGCGGAGCAAGAAGCCATTGACCTGTTGACTCTGCTGATCGAGCAATATGAGAACGAGAAGTACCCTGTACCGGATGCGGAGCCTGCAGACGTATTGAGATTTCTGCTGGAGCAGAACGGGCTTTCGCAAAAAGACCTGGTACCCGAATTGGGCGCCGAGAGCACCGTTTCGCTGGTGCTGGCTGGAAAGCGCAAGCTGACCGGCGATCACATCGCGCGACTCAGCAAGCGGTTCAGCGTTTCTCCGGCGGTTTTCTTCCAGTCCTGA
- a CDS encoding TlpA family protein disulfide reductase produces the protein MVRSLVLFLVCAASSLAAQSRVDLLKQVADHYNNSDSFSVKGTASALMPGSSWRVTYDFDTEGAQPAFLPLDLRKPSIQVLSQMGNMKQALAVPGTTDPLPQKFTVQLLPLGQYNAIAMKLTDAQKIGAESVTVDGRSYSCEIIDATYDYSPAFKPNSAIEHKRFWIDPATLIVLRETRSMPDHPGSEWTGTVTSFSFNLPPSETILKALARFATLPKDRPEWVGRSLPDLALAQLSGPQIKLATLKGKPVLLDFWGSYCAPCNRTTLHAQELQQRYKSSALIVLTFTQDTAADARAWTGYNHVTLPVLLDPDGTAFKALDIQGVPVAILVGADGKIVHYWVGLDDLASMDSSIAEILSAHAAATSKSRE, from the coding sequence ATGGTTCGATCCTTGGTGCTGTTTCTGGTCTGTGCAGCTTCATCGCTCGCTGCGCAATCGCGCGTTGACCTGCTGAAGCAGGTTGCCGATCACTACAACAACTCCGACAGTTTCAGCGTGAAAGGAACGGCTTCGGCGCTGATGCCCGGATCCTCCTGGCGCGTCACTTACGACTTCGACACCGAAGGCGCGCAACCTGCCTTTCTGCCGCTGGACCTGCGCAAGCCATCCATCCAGGTCCTGAGCCAGATGGGCAATATGAAGCAGGCGCTTGCCGTCCCCGGGACGACGGATCCCCTGCCCCAAAAGTTTACCGTTCAATTGCTCCCACTGGGCCAGTACAACGCTATCGCAATGAAGCTGACGGATGCGCAGAAGATCGGCGCCGAAAGTGTTACGGTGGACGGCCGCAGCTATTCATGCGAAATCATCGACGCCACGTACGACTACTCGCCTGCCTTCAAGCCAAACTCGGCCATCGAGCACAAGCGTTTCTGGATCGACCCCGCCACACTCATAGTGCTGCGCGAAACGCGAAGCATGCCCGATCATCCCGGCTCCGAATGGACCGGCACCGTGACGTCGTTCTCATTCAATCTGCCGCCATCAGAAACGATCCTCAAGGCCCTCGCCAGATTTGCCACGCTCCCAAAGGACCGTCCCGAATGGGTTGGCCGGTCGCTCCCCGATCTCGCGTTGGCTCAGCTATCCGGTCCTCAGATAAAACTCGCTACCCTCAAGGGCAAGCCCGTGCTGCTCGACTTTTGGGGCAGCTACTGCGCACCCTGCAATCGCACGACATTGCACGCCCAGGAGCTCCAACAGCGCTATAAATCCTCCGCCCTTATTGTCCTCACGTTCACCCAGGACACGGCGGCAGACGCCCGCGCCTGGACCGGCTACAACCATGTCACGCTTCCGGTCCTGCTGGATCCCGACGGCACCGCCTTCAAAGCGCTCGATATCCAGGGTGTGCCTGTCGCCATTCTCGTTGGCGCTGATGGCAAGATCGTCCATTACTGGGTCGGATTGGATGATCTCGCCTCGATGGATTCCTCGATTGCGGAGATCCTCTCTGCTCATGCCGCCGCGACCTCCAAGTCCCGCGAGTGA
- a CDS encoding heme exporter protein CcmB, producing MPALWTHLVKDLRIEWRSMDALISMLFFSGLVVVLFSIAFDPRGEFAQHIAGGVLCVATMFASVSALNQAWAREIRHNVMDAQRMVPSPGSELYLAKVLVNFLFVSIVQVVLAPFFFIFYNLHVAGQGWLLAVVMPLGTWALVSNGIFFAALAMTSRNRELLLSLILFPIFIPALLAMVMATEAILTGENDPSLWIKMLVGYDVIFTTTSWLLFDTIFHAE from the coding sequence ATGCCGGCACTCTGGACACATCTCGTGAAGGACCTGCGCATAGAGTGGCGTTCGATGGATGCGCTCATCTCCATGCTGTTCTTCTCGGGTCTTGTGGTGGTGCTGTTCTCCATCGCCTTCGATCCGCGGGGCGAGTTCGCGCAGCATATCGCCGGCGGCGTGCTGTGCGTGGCGACCATGTTCGCCAGCGTAAGCGCGCTGAACCAGGCATGGGCGCGCGAAATCCGGCACAACGTGATGGACGCGCAGCGCATGGTGCCGTCGCCCGGGTCAGAGCTTTATCTGGCCAAGGTGCTGGTGAATTTCCTGTTTGTCAGCATCGTGCAGGTGGTTCTGGCGCCGTTCTTCTTCATCTTCTATAACCTGCACGTCGCGGGACAGGGCTGGCTGCTGGCGGTTGTAATGCCGCTAGGCACATGGGCGCTGGTGAGCAACGGCATTTTCTTCGCGGCGCTGGCCATGACCAGCCGCAACCGCGAGCTTCTCCTGTCGCTGATCCTGTTTCCGATCTTCATTCCAGCTCTGCTGGCAATGGTGATGGCGACGGAAGCAATCCTCACCGGCGAAAACGACCCGAGCCTGTGGATCAAGATGCTCGTCGGCTACGACGTGATCTTTACCACGACGAGCTGGTTGCTGTTCGATACGATCTTCCACGCGGAGTGA
- the ybaK gene encoding Cys-tRNA(Pro) deacylase, translating to MKTNAARFLEGLGIAFEMREYEVDPEDVSAIAVAKKIGMPPEQVFKTLLTTDGKGEFVFAVIPGDAELDFKKLARAAGMRKAEMTPLKDVQPLTGYIRGGVTVFGAKKAYPIFVDETAILFDTISVSAGTRGAQLILSPDDYLKAAEAIGEPVATADLTKAVHAEGHA from the coding sequence ATGAAGACCAACGCTGCGCGGTTCCTTGAGGGCCTTGGCATCGCGTTCGAGATGCGTGAGTACGAAGTGGACCCCGAAGATGTGTCGGCAATCGCGGTAGCGAAGAAAATCGGCATGCCGCCTGAGCAGGTGTTCAAGACACTGCTGACCACCGACGGCAAGGGCGAGTTTGTCTTCGCGGTGATTCCCGGAGACGCCGAATTGGACTTCAAAAAACTGGCGCGCGCTGCCGGCATGCGCAAAGCCGAGATGACTCCCCTGAAAGACGTGCAGCCGCTTACCGGATACATTCGCGGAGGCGTCACAGTGTTCGGCGCGAAGAAGGCTTACCCGATCTTCGTGGATGAGACGGCCATTCTGTTCGACACGATCAGCGTCTCGGCGGGCACCCGTGGTGCGCAGTTGATTCTCTCGCCCGACGACTATCTGAAGGCTGCCGAAGCGATCGGCGAGCCGGTGGCTACGGCGGACCTGACGAAGGCCGTGCATGCGGAGGGACACGCCTGA
- a CDS encoding ABC transporter ATP-binding protein, with amino-acid sequence MSGPASTGQCARVEDVSKLFGSFAALRQVSVELELGKCYVLIGENGAGKSTLLRILAGLLRPSFGTVTLFGHGEPQTVRERVGYMSHAPMLYDELTGQENLRYFSKLYPGRECLDPAEALRQVGLDPNLPRPLGHYSQGMRQRTSLARVLLSFPELLLLDEPFSNMDVESARQMVELLAQFRHGSRTIVITTHQRELAAPIADYVLALKAGRVASFEPGSPTL; translated from the coding sequence ATGAGCGGCCCAGCAAGCACGGGCCAATGCGCCCGGGTCGAAGATGTATCCAAATTGTTCGGCAGCTTTGCAGCGCTGCGCCAGGTGAGTGTGGAGCTCGAGCTGGGCAAGTGCTACGTGCTGATCGGCGAGAACGGCGCGGGCAAGTCGACCCTGCTGCGGATTCTGGCCGGATTATTGCGGCCGAGCTTCGGCACCGTGACCTTGTTCGGCCATGGCGAACCGCAGACGGTGCGCGAACGCGTCGGCTACATGAGCCACGCACCCATGCTCTACGACGAACTCACCGGACAGGAAAATCTCCGCTATTTCTCCAAGCTGTATCCCGGGCGAGAGTGCCTGGATCCTGCCGAAGCACTGAGACAGGTTGGCCTGGATCCAAATCTGCCGCGCCCTCTGGGACACTACTCGCAGGGCATGCGGCAGCGCACTTCCCTCGCCCGCGTGCTGCTCTCGTTTCCTGAGCTGCTGCTGCTGGACGAGCCGTTTTCCAACATGGACGTGGAGAGTGCCCGGCAAATGGTGGAGCTGTTGGCGCAGTTCCGTCACGGCAGCCGAACCATTGTGATCACGACGCACCAGCGTGAATTGGCCGCACCGATCGCGGATTATGTCTTGGCGCTCAAGGCCGGACGCGTGGCCAGCTTTGAACCGGGGAGCCCGACGCTATGA
- a CDS encoding cytochrome c maturation protein CcmE has product MKSSKNNLRIGIAVAIILGTIGWLASSGYKSSKSYYVTIAELAGMGDKAYKSNLRVEGFVQPGSIEQNGTHVTFMLNEFESHNPKAPNGRVLKVSYKGSEPPPDTFKDDSQALAVGTYGRDGMFHANELQAKCASKYAPGQPGQPNQAQPMTPNKTASTSTPAAAAPTAN; this is encoded by the coding sequence ATGAAATCCTCGAAGAACAACCTGCGGATCGGCATTGCGGTCGCCATCATCCTCGGCACCATCGGGTGGCTGGCCTCGTCAGGCTACAAGTCCAGCAAGAGCTACTACGTCACCATCGCCGAGCTGGCCGGAATGGGCGACAAGGCCTACAAGAGCAATCTCCGCGTTGAGGGTTTCGTGCAGCCGGGCTCGATTGAGCAGAACGGCACGCATGTCACGTTCATGCTGAACGAGTTCGAAAGCCACAATCCCAAAGCCCCGAACGGTCGCGTGCTCAAGGTGAGCTACAAGGGCTCGGAGCCGCCGCCGGACACGTTCAAGGACGACTCGCAGGCGTTGGCCGTGGGCACCTACGGGCGCGACGGCATGTTCCACGCCAACGAGCTGCAGGCCAAGTGCGCCAGCAAGTATGCACCGGGCCAGCCCGGACAGCCGAACCAGGCACAGCCGATGACGCCCAACAAGACAGCTTCTACTTCGACCCCTGCGGCAGCGGCGCCGACCGCCAACTAA
- a CDS encoding M28 family metallopeptidase, with translation MSLSLLPFPLPAQAAAAPTPASVFGYSDFSKQAKIESKFLAVPDAKAAGEDLKTLTAEPHLAGTPEDQKTAEFVAKKFRAAGLDTEIVPYKVLMNQPKVVKVEAFTADGKPLMVGPQREEVPGDPFENNARVVMPFNGSSGSGDVKGDVVYANYGRLEDFDHLAEQHVDLHGKIVMVRYGQNFRGVKVYIAEQRGAAGVLIYSDPQDDGFFKGDAYPEGPWRPDSGVQRGSVQYLFKYPGDPETPGVASTADLPDAQRVNPEGNQPHIVSIPISYHDAAPILKALKGPSVPQSWQGALPFRYHVGPSGVKVHLVSQQDYQRRTIWDVIGKIKGTEQPDEWVVVGNHRDAWVYGAVDPNSGTAAMLESVHGVGALLKEGWRPKRTIVFASWDAEEEGLIGSTEWVEQHAQQLEHAVAYFNVDVAVSGPNFSAAAVPSLKQFVRQVAQAVPSPTSGETVYDSWRAHRNDTSEHRPANAPNDGDVRVGDLGSGSDFTPFLQHVGVPSTDIGSGGAYGVYHSVFDNYAWYTMNADPQFVYLQEMARVLGLEAIRMANTDVLPYDYAAYAREIASYLDAAKKKAADSKVSLDFAPALAAADRFAKSAQKARDAEDHPSGDVAKLNDALRQAEADLVTEAGLPNRPWYKHTIYAPGEYTGYAAVVIPGVNEAIEAKDPNRATQQLGVLTKCLDKAAQTLSGVR, from the coding sequence ATGAGCCTCTCTCTGCTTCCCTTCCCGCTTCCCGCTCAGGCTGCCGCTGCTCCCACGCCTGCGAGCGTGTTTGGCTACTCGGACTTCAGCAAGCAGGCCAAGATCGAGTCGAAGTTCCTGGCTGTGCCAGACGCTAAGGCCGCGGGCGAGGACCTGAAGACGCTGACCGCGGAGCCGCACCTGGCCGGCACTCCCGAGGACCAGAAGACAGCGGAGTTCGTAGCGAAGAAGTTTCGCGCCGCGGGGCTGGATACCGAGATCGTCCCCTATAAGGTGCTGATGAACCAGCCCAAGGTGGTGAAGGTTGAAGCATTCACCGCGGATGGCAAGCCGCTGATGGTGGGTCCGCAGCGCGAGGAGGTTCCGGGCGATCCGTTTGAGAACAATGCGCGTGTGGTGATGCCTTTCAACGGTTCGTCGGGTTCGGGCGATGTGAAGGGCGACGTAGTCTACGCCAACTACGGCCGTCTCGAAGATTTCGATCATCTGGCAGAGCAGCACGTCGATCTGCACGGCAAGATCGTGATGGTGCGCTACGGGCAGAACTTTCGCGGGGTGAAAGTCTACATTGCCGAGCAGCGCGGGGCCGCGGGCGTGCTCATCTACAGCGACCCGCAAGACGACGGCTTCTTCAAGGGCGATGCCTATCCCGAGGGGCCGTGGCGTCCGGACAGCGGCGTGCAGCGCGGATCGGTCCAGTACCTGTTCAAGTATCCGGGCGACCCCGAAACGCCGGGCGTGGCTTCGACTGCCGACCTGCCCGATGCGCAGCGTGTGAATCCCGAAGGCAATCAGCCGCACATCGTCTCGATCCCGATCAGCTATCACGACGCTGCACCGATTCTGAAGGCGCTCAAGGGACCCAGCGTGCCGCAGAGCTGGCAGGGAGCGCTGCCGTTCCGCTATCACGTGGGGCCCAGCGGCGTGAAGGTGCATCTGGTTTCGCAGCAGGACTATCAGCGCCGGACGATCTGGGACGTGATCGGCAAGATCAAAGGCACGGAGCAGCCCGATGAATGGGTGGTCGTGGGCAATCACCGCGACGCGTGGGTGTATGGCGCTGTCGATCCCAACAGCGGCACGGCGGCGATGCTGGAGTCGGTGCACGGCGTCGGTGCCCTGCTCAAGGAAGGATGGCGTCCGAAACGAACCATCGTCTTCGCAAGCTGGGACGCGGAGGAAGAAGGGCTGATTGGCTCAACTGAGTGGGTGGAGCAGCACGCGCAGCAGCTCGAGCACGCCGTAGCCTACTTCAACGTGGATGTGGCCGTGAGCGGACCGAACTTCTCGGCGGCCGCAGTGCCGAGTCTCAAGCAATTCGTTCGGCAGGTGGCACAGGCCGTGCCCTCGCCCACTTCGGGCGAGACGGTCTACGACTCGTGGAGAGCGCACCGCAACGACACCAGCGAGCATCGTCCGGCGAACGCGCCGAATGATGGCGATGTGCGCGTGGGTGACTTGGGCTCAGGGTCAGACTTCACGCCGTTTCTGCAGCACGTGGGCGTGCCGTCGACCGATATCGGCTCGGGCGGAGCGTATGGCGTGTATCACTCGGTGTTCGACAACTATGCGTGGTACACGATGAACGCCGATCCGCAGTTCGTTTATCTGCAAGAGATGGCGCGCGTGCTGGGCCTCGAGGCGATCCGCATGGCGAATACGGACGTGCTGCCCTATGACTACGCCGCATACGCGCGGGAGATCGCGTCCTATCTGGATGCGGCAAAGAAGAAGGCGGCAGACTCGAAGGTGTCGCTTGATTTCGCACCAGCGCTTGCGGCTGCTGATCGATTCGCAAAGTCGGCGCAAAAGGCGCGGGATGCAGAGGATCATCCGAGCGGCGACGTGGCCAAGCTGAACGACGCTCTACGCCAGGCCGAGGCCGACCTGGTCACCGAGGCCGGGCTGCCCAATCGGCCCTGGTACAAGCACACCATCTATGCGCCGGGCGAGTACACTGGGTACGCGGCAGTGGTGATTCCGGGGGTGAACGAGGCGATCGAGGCCAAGGACCCGAACCGGGCGACTCAGCAACTGGGCGTGCTGACGAAGTGTCTGGACAAAGCGGCGCAGACGCTGAGTGGGGTGCGGTAG
- a CDS encoding CPBP family intramembrane glutamic endopeptidase, whose amino-acid sequence MSSQVASGRTHAPSGRARITAQLVTFFTASFLLAWAAWIPVIKRPSLPSQLAFIGLFAPALAGLLTAALFGGAPAVRQVMRRLRIVAFPLRWALLAAFIMPAIYFAAVLALRASRSAGTGALFIGNSPLFILAAFLWLLFVNAGEEIGWRGFALPQLLALYNRPVLVSLALGLIWGIWHMPLYLLPGQSAFPFPLFLIFTCVQSVLYALLFLRTKGSLLPALLLHAGTDIAPRIFQLTLVPPAFWMVVDGLLAVVVTVLVVALRDQRVPLSQSHEDVEGRS is encoded by the coding sequence ATGAGTTCTCAGGTCGCATCGGGGCGAACGCACGCCCCTTCAGGACGTGCTCGCATCACGGCACAACTTGTCACGTTCTTCACCGCGAGTTTCCTACTCGCCTGGGCCGCTTGGATCCCCGTGATCAAGAGACCATCGCTGCCCAGCCAGTTGGCCTTCATTGGATTATTCGCTCCTGCGCTGGCCGGGCTTCTTACGGCTGCGTTGTTCGGGGGTGCGCCTGCCGTGCGCCAGGTGATGCGCCGTTTACGCATCGTTGCATTCCCGCTGCGTTGGGCATTGCTTGCGGCTTTCATCATGCCGGCGATTTACTTCGCCGCCGTCTTGGCTCTCAGGGCGTCCAGGTCTGCCGGAACCGGCGCGCTCTTCATCGGCAACTCACCGCTGTTCATCTTGGCTGCATTTTTGTGGCTCTTGTTTGTGAATGCCGGCGAAGAAATCGGATGGCGAGGCTTCGCGCTGCCTCAATTGCTCGCACTCTATAACCGTCCCGTGCTCGTGAGCCTGGCTCTGGGGCTGATCTGGGGCATCTGGCATATGCCCTTGTACCTGCTGCCTGGCCAGTCCGCATTCCCTTTCCCACTGTTCCTGATATTCACCTGCGTGCAGTCGGTCCTCTACGCGCTGCTGTTTCTGCGCACAAAAGGGAGCCTTCTGCCCGCACTGCTGCTCCACGCCGGAACGGATATCGCGCCTCGCATCTTCCAGCTCACCCTGGTTCCACCGGCCTTCTGGATGGTCGTAGACGGATTGCTGGCCGTAGTGGTGACTGTGTTGGTGGTGGCGCTGCGTGATCAGCGCGTTCCCCTATCCCAATCGCACGAGGATGTTGAGGGCCGTTCCTGA